Genomic window (Gelria sp. Kuro-4):
CGCACCTTCCGATACGGCTACCTTGTTACGACTTCACCCCAATCGCTGGTCCCACCGTGGACGGCTGCCTCCCGGCACTCAATCCGCAAGTTTAAGTTCCGCTTATCCGCTCCTTTTCCTCTGCGGAAAAGGCACTTGCTGATATCTACTTCTTAAACTCGCCGATTGAGTGCCGGGTTAGCACACCGGCTTCGGGTGTTGCCAACTCTCGTGGTGTGACGGGCGGTGTGTACAAGGCCCGGGAACGTATTCACCGCGGCATGCTGATCCGCGATTACTAGCGATTCCGACTTCATGCAGGCGGGTTGCAGCCTGCAATCCGAACTGGGACCGGCTTTGGGGATTGGCTCCCCCTTGCGGGTTCGCTGCCCTTTGTACCGGCCATTGTAGCACGTGTGTGGCCCAGAGCATAAAGGGCATGATGATTTGACGTCATCCCCGCCTTCCTCCAGATTGTCTCTGGCAGTCTACTCTGAGTGCCCACCTGGTGTGCTGGCAACAGAGTATAGGGGTTGCGCTCGTTGCGGGACTTAACCCAACATCTCACGACACGAGCTGACGACAACCATGCACCACCTGTCTCACAGCTCCCCGAAGGGCACTCCGGTGTTTCCACCGGATTCTGTGGATGTCAAGCCCTGGTAAGGTTCTTCGCGTTGCGTCGAATTAAACCACATGCTCCACCGCTTGTGCGGGCCCCCGTCAATTCCTTTGAGTTTCAACCTTGCGGCCGTACTCCCCAGGCGGGGTGCTTATTGCGTTTACTCCGGCACTGGAGGGTTCGATACCTCCAACACCTAGCACCCATCGTTTACGGCGTGGACTACCAGGGTATCTAATCCTGTTCGCTCCCCACGCTTTCGCGCCTCAGCGTCAGGTTCAGTCCAGAGAGCCGCCTTCGCCACTGGTGTTCCTCCCGATATCTACGCATTTCACCGCTACACCGGGAATTCCGCTCTCCTCTCCTGCCCTCAAGTTCGCCAGTCTCAGGCGCACGCCTAAGGTTGAGCCTTAGGTTTTCACACCTGACTTAACAAACCGCCTACACGCCCTTTACGCCCAATAATTCCGGACAACGCTCGCCCCCTACGTATTACCGCGGCTGCTGGCACGTAGTTAGCCGGGGCTTCCTCCAGGGGTACCGTCATTATCGTCCCCCTAGACAGAGCTTTACGACCCGAAGGCCTTCTTCGCTCACGCGGCGTCGCTCCGTCAGGCTTGCGCCCATTGCGGAAAATTCCCCACTGCTGCCTCCCGTAGGAGTCTGGGCCGTGTCTCAGTCCCAGTGTGGCCGGCCACCCTCTCAGGCCGGCTACCCGTCGTCGCCTTGGTGGGCCGTTACCCCGCCAACTAGCTGATGGGCCGCGGACCCCTCTCCAAGCGCTGACCACTTTGCTCACCCGGGCATGCGCCCGGCTGAGCTCATCCGGTATTAGCACCCCTTTCGAGGTGTTATCCCGGGCTTGGAGGCAGGTTATCCACGTGTTACTCACCCGTCCGCCACTTGTTAGTCGTTGGTCGTTAGTAATTGGTCGTTGGTTTTTGGGGTGGTCCCGGTGGGCCTTAGGTCCCGCTTCTCTACCAATCACCAGCTGATCATTAGCTATCGTTCGCCAGCTGCTGGGGTAGTCCTTGGTGGTCCTCAGCCCCGCAACCTACACCCCCGCCCCTAACGACTAACCACTAACGACCAACGACTAACACGTTCGACTTGCATGTGTTAGGCGCGCCGCCAGCGTTCGTCCTGAGCCAGGATCAAACTCTCCAATAAGGTATCGCGTCAAGTCTGCGCCTGAACAGCCTCGCCACTGCAGCGCGCTTTCTTACATCGTGCTTGCAGAAGCCGACCGGTTCTTGCGTGGGGCGCGAGACTTGACCCCGATCGCGAACGACGGGTGATGCGGCTTTCGCTGCACCACCGGCGCCGCTGACTCTAGTGGAAGCTTCCTGGGCTCTTATCGGTCTCTGACCGCAGGTTTGCCTTCCTCTGTTTAGTTTTCAAGGTGCTTATTGGAACCTTTTTGGGAACCGAACAGCAGTGATTTTATCACAGCTGCTTCCCTTTGTCAAGGGGTGTCGGTTCTTGGCTTGCCGGCGCTTCGCGCGACGGCAATTGGTATTTTATCACGCCATACCCTTGCTGTCAACAAGGAAATTAACGGCCAAATCCGGAAACGGTGTTAGGGCGCGGCAGGCGCGGTCGCGCCGGGAACGTTTAGTTGCCAGTACTGTTGCGGAACCTCGCCCACTATCACCGTTTGTGCCAGCGGCATCGTGGTGCGTACTTCCACCACCGAAAACACCAGCGGTACAACGATCTGTACCTGAGCCGATACCTCTAAAAACAGCTGATGCAAGGTTTGATTGATGCCGGCTTCTTTGAACTCGCTCAGTAGGTCGACGTTAACCGTTCCAATCGGAATCAAGCCCACCTTGATGCGGGGCCCCAGGTTGGCTAAAAGCTCACTGCCCAGCACCTGGCCCAATGGAATTGCCACCTGTTCGCTGCGTAAGGTTTGCAACCTGGCCTGTACGTAGGTGGTTACTTGAGAGGCCAGGCGCGAAATCTCGATGGTATTAGGCTGCATGAGAACGATCCGCCCGCGGGTGTCCTTTTGAATGGCAATAAGGTCCTGATACTTGACTGCAGCCACAATTTCACTGGCGACGGCATCGTTTATGGCCTGCACCGCCAGGATCTTGGCCCGCGCCTCAGCCAGCGCCCGCAGCGTGGGTCGGATGCTCTGTTCCACCACCAAAAAAGCAGCTACCAGCACTAAGAGAATAAGCAAACCAGCAGCCAACAGCCGCTGCCGCCTGCGCCGCCGGCGCCAGCCCATGCTTTCACCTCCCCCTACATTCTATGAAGGAGGCCCCGTTTCGTGCCGGGCCGGATCGGCCGGGCGGCGCGGTGTTTTTTCTATTCTACCCTAGCAAAGCGCCGCTTACCCACACGCACCAGTAGCCCCGGATGCGGCTTGACCCTAAGCTCCGGATCTGTCTGGCGGACATTGTCGATGCTGACGGCTCCCTGCCCGATGAGGCGGCGAGCCTCGCTGCTGGAAGCGCACAGCTCGAGCGCTGTAAGCAACCGTACAATCCAAACCCGGCCGTTTTCATCTATCACTTCCGGTGGCAGCTTAACTTCCGGAATGTCCTCAGGCAGCTCGCCCTGCTGGAAAACAGCTTTAAAGGCTTCTTCTGCTTCCATCGCCGCTTGGGCTCCGTGGTAAAGGGTGACAATTTCTCTAGCCAGGCGCATCTTGGCATCCCGGGGGTGCACTTTGCCTTCTTTGATTCCCTCTGCCAGACTGCGAATCTCCGCCATGGGCACATCGGTCACCAGCTCGAAGTACTTGAGCATCAGCTCATCCGGAATGGCCATGGTTTTACCGTACATGTCCGCCGGCGGATCGTCGATCCCGATGTGGTTTCCCAGGCTCTTGCTCATCTTTTGCACGCCGTCGATGCCCTCGAGGATAGGCAACATCAAACAAATCTGCGGTTCCTGCCCATAATCGCGCTGGAGCTGGCGCCCCATAAGGAGGTTAAACTTCTGGTCGGTGCCTCCCATCTCCACATCGGCACGCAAAGCTACCGAGTCGTAGCCCTGCATGAGAGGGTAGAAAAACTCATGCACGCCGATCGGCCGGTTTTCTGCGAAGCGCTTGGCGAAGTCATCGCGCTCCAGCATGCGGGCAACAGTGGTCTTGGCCGCCAGCTGGACCACCTCGGCAAAGGTAAGCAGAGCCAGCCAGTGACTGTTGTACTCCACCACGGTCTTTTCCGGATCAAGGATTTTAAAGACCTGCGCCGTGTAGCTCTTGGCATTCTCCTTGATCTGCTCTTCACTCAGCTGTTTGCGCGTCTCGGAGCGGCCGGTGGGATCGCCGATGCGTCCGGTAAAATCCCCCACGAGAAAAATAATCTGGTGGCCCAGCTCCTGCAGCTGGCGCATCTTGCGCAGCGGCACCGTATGGCCCAGGTGAATGTCCGGTGCGGAGGGGTCGACTCCCAGCTTGATTCTGAGCGGCCGCCCCTCTCTGTCTGCGCGGACCAGCTTCTCCTTGAGCTCTTCCGGCGAAATCACCTCGGCCGTGCCGCGCAGAAAGACTTCCATTTGTCCTTCCAGGTCCATAATCACTTCTCCTTCCTCTACAGTAAACAGCGGTGACATAAAAAAAGCCCTCCGTCCCAAGGGACGAGAAGACTTGCTTCGCGCGGTACCACCCTACTTGGCCGTAAGGGCCAGCTCTTCCCGATAACGGCGGGTGACCGGAGCGGCTTGTTGGGTTGCCCCGGTCATCTCCCGGTGCACCCATTTTTCACCGCCCGCTCCGGGGTGTAGCTTCGCTTACCGGTCTGGCTGGCTTGCAGCCACCGCCAGCTCTCTGTCCAGTAGCCGGTAAACCCGTGTCCCCATCCTCGCCCTGCAATTTATAGTCTTTATTATACCACAGCCCAAAAGGGCTTGGCAACGTTCCGCATTCCACGGTTAGTGTCAAGACCTAGTAGGCAAGATTGCACCCAAATCCCGAGATTGATGGATGGGAACATATCAGGCAACGTAACCGGCTTCCACCAGCGGCCGAAGCACGTGCTTCATCCAGGCCTCGTCGGCCGAGGGGCCGCTGAGGGCTGGAACGATCGCCTTAAGCCACTCCCCTTCCTCTTTGCCCTTCTTGCTAGTTGCTTAGTTCCGGTCGGTCATCCGTTGGGTCAGGTTGGTAATCCTCTCGGTGTCCAGGGGCCGAGTATGCTTCAAGAGGTTTTCGAAGGCTCCCTCTTCCTGCAGCGTCAGAAGGCGGGACTCGTAGTCGCCTCCCTTAAGCCCCCAGCGGGCTCCGCGGCGCTTCATCCGCCGCGCGACGATACTATCCCAGACTTCTCCAAAGGCGGCACTAGCTTCTGCCCAGATCACCTTGCCGCTTACGAGACCGGCGACCTGGTGCTTTTCCTTGAGCACGCGCCGCGGCTTCTTCTTGGTTCCGACGTCCTCTTTGCCTTCGTAGACCACAAAGATGCGGATTTCGGCCTGCCGGGCGGCGGCCCGCTGCAGCTTGATCGCCACCCTATCGGCTTCGTCTTTCTAATCCTGAACCCCACCCCTGCTACTAGTATTTGCCAATATCTTATGCGAAACAATTTTTGTCCGTTAGCCCCCTAAAAACGAGCCTTATGCGAAAGATCCCGGGGGTTTTATTTCGTAAAATGCTTCTTATGCGATTAACTTACGCGAAAAAAGACCGGCACGGGCGTACACCCCGCCGGCCAAGAACCGTGAACTTTGCGCGCCTCCGCCCGCAACGGAACGGAACTGCTCTGCCCCCATCAGTGACATACCAACCACGAGCCCATCGAAATCGCATCCAGCGTCCGCCAAGCAAAAGCTCGACGGGTTCCCCGCCGCTGAACGAGTACAGGACTTCCCTATCGGAACCGACCAGTTCTGGTCTCTCGCAGCCCGAATCCTCCGGCCGCGGGACAATGAGCCTTGACATACAATCACCTTCTTTCTTTTGCCGTCCCTCTTGTGGGCAAAAAAGCTCCTTTCGCCGCACCTACAGGGGTGAAAGCGAAAGGAGGTGAACATAGAAACATTGCTCCAGGGCAGGAACCCACGAACCAGGCCAGCATGGGCACCAGAAAGGCCCTGGCCATAGCCAGCCCTAGTGGTAGAAATGTCTTCGGAACACGGCCTCCTGCTACCCAGCCAGCCGGAAAACCGGCCAGGAGCAGGGACCAACAGCAGGGCACGGTTCCCTCTCCCCGCTAACAGCATGCCTGACAGTTCTGGGATTTCCCAGCCACAGACCTCCGCTCAGAGACATCGTACCCAGCAGGAATACCGAGTGCTCTCTCTCCTTTTTCCCACTGGGGGCCATCCACGGCGCTCACCTTCCTTTCATCTTTGGCTTACGGTCGAGTTAGGGCTAGCACCACATTGCTCACGGTTGCCAGGCTAAAAAGCGCGGCCAGTCCACGGAGAGCAAATACCATCCAGCCGTTATAGGCCTCGCTTCCGGAGAGAGCTGCCTGAACCACGACATATGTACCAGGCAGCATGGGCACCCCAAGCTTGACCCAGGCAAAGCAACCCAAACTCACAGTGTGGGCTATGAGCGTTGGGGGTGACATGAGCGCGGGACGCGCGTGCCTGGTGCAAGCTGTGCTCGTGATGCTGCTCACCAAACTGTTCGACCGTCGCCACATTGAAGTAGACGGCCGTTATTGGCAGCATCAGCTGTGAGGTCTACTAACTCTTGCCGTGAGACTCT
Coding sequences:
- the yunB gene encoding sporulation protein YunB — translated: MGWRRRRRRQRLLAAGLLILLVLVAAFLVVEQSIRPTLRALAEARAKILAVQAINDAVASEIVAAVKYQDLIAIQKDTRGRIVLMQPNTIEISRLASQVTTYVQARLQTLRSEQVAIPLGQVLGSELLANLGPRIKVGLIPIGTVNVDLLSEFKEAGINQTLHQLFLEVSAQVQIVVPLVFSVVEVRTTMPLAQTVIVGEVPQQYWQLNVPGATAPAAP
- the tyrS gene encoding tyrosine--tRNA ligase — encoded protein: MSPLFTVEEGEVIMDLEGQMEVFLRGTAEVISPEELKEKLVRADREGRPLRIKLGVDPSAPDIHLGHTVPLRKMRQLQELGHQIIFLVGDFTGRIGDPTGRSETRKQLSEEQIKENAKSYTAQVFKILDPEKTVVEYNSHWLALLTFAEVVQLAAKTTVARMLERDDFAKRFAENRPIGVHEFFYPLMQGYDSVALRADVEMGGTDQKFNLLMGRQLQRDYGQEPQICLMLPILEGIDGVQKMSKSLGNHIGIDDPPADMYGKTMAIPDELMLKYFELVTDVPMAEIRSLAEGIKEGKVHPRDAKMRLAREIVTLYHGAQAAMEAEEAFKAVFQQGELPEDIPEVKLPPEVIDENGRVWIVRLLTALELCASSSEARRLIGQGAVSIDNVRQTDPELRVKPHPGLLVRVGKRRFARVE